One genomic window of Acidovorax radicis includes the following:
- a CDS encoding DUF6172 family protein produces MRKTFQLHVEGKNRDRVLDAVKHEIRKYIKRERRRDLPEGADFWDFDCRFGRTKDVAEAVHLSALTGLINEVAGEGGAQFHVEIIAKPGKRTPRAPGEADPERDDMQEGDEGV; encoded by the coding sequence ATGCGAAAAACTTTTCAACTCCACGTCGAAGGCAAGAACCGCGACCGCGTGCTTGACGCCGTCAAGCACGAAATCCGCAAATACATCAAGCGTGAACGGCGCCGCGACCTTCCCGAGGGCGCCGATTTTTGGGACTTCGATTGCCGGTTTGGCCGCACCAAGGACGTTGCCGAGGCGGTGCACCTGTCCGCCCTGACCGGCCTGATCAATGAGGTCGCTGGCGAAGGCGGCGCCCAGTTTCACGTTGAAATCATCGCCAAGCCCGGCAAGCGCACGCCCCGGGCTCCAGGTGAAGCCGACCCTGAACGCGATGACATGCAAGAGGGCGACGAAGGCGTTTGA
- a CDS encoding GGDEF domain-containing protein yields the protein MHSDLHLLHALPAAVLVTQNGIVRFANAAGAQLLGATTATDLVGMVLSDFVHPLDQHRSANRVQQVSVPAQAGLPNKSSEFRVRTLQGELRMVLVSSVAIEWDGAPAVLMAGMDMTHQSEIAAQLRESEQNFRRLFENLQDVYYRTDAQGVVQHVGPGVRRVLGYEPHEIEGRTAESYYPHSSDRDAFKKAILEQGEVSDFPGQMVRRDGQVIDISISSHALYDHASNFAGVEGIYRDVTQRKNLERELHRLATTDMLTGIANRRAFLECAESVYMRSRSNGEPLTLLMLDVDHFKTINDRFGHLEGDRALVAFAQAVKSQLRVSDAVGRLGGEEFGVLLPMTALQEGLEVATRILQSIRALQLADETGQRYRITASVGVGAFRQSDLSPRDLLDRADQALYQAKHRGRDGIVSLETPDDENPLASTV from the coding sequence ATGCACTCCGACCTTCATCTGCTGCACGCATTGCCAGCGGCCGTACTGGTCACCCAAAATGGCATCGTCCGCTTTGCCAACGCAGCAGGCGCGCAGTTGCTGGGGGCTACCACCGCAACGGATCTTGTGGGCATGGTGCTGAGTGATTTTGTGCATCCGCTGGACCAGCATCGGTCTGCCAACCGCGTGCAACAGGTGTCTGTCCCTGCCCAGGCAGGCCTGCCCAACAAGTCATCGGAGTTTCGTGTACGCACCTTGCAAGGGGAGCTGCGCATGGTGCTGGTCAGCAGCGTGGCCATCGAGTGGGACGGCGCCCCCGCCGTGCTGATGGCCGGCATGGACATGACCCACCAAAGTGAAATCGCAGCGCAGCTGCGCGAGAGCGAGCAGAACTTTCGCCGCCTGTTCGAGAACCTGCAGGACGTTTACTACCGCACCGATGCACAAGGCGTCGTTCAGCACGTGGGCCCGGGCGTGCGGCGCGTGCTGGGCTATGAGCCACACGAAATCGAAGGCCGCACGGCCGAGTCCTACTACCCGCACAGCTCTGACCGCGATGCGTTCAAGAAAGCCATTCTGGAGCAGGGGGAGGTATCTGATTTCCCCGGCCAGATGGTGCGCCGCGACGGCCAGGTGATCGACATCTCCATCAGCAGCCATGCGCTCTACGACCATGCGAGCAACTTTGCGGGGGTCGAGGGCATTTACCGCGACGTGACACAGCGCAAGAACCTTGAACGCGAGCTTCACCGCCTGGCCACCACCGACATGCTCACCGGCATTGCCAACCGGCGCGCGTTTCTGGAGTGCGCCGAGTCCGTGTACATGCGCTCGCGCAGCAACGGCGAGCCCCTTACGCTGCTGATGCTCGACGTGGACCATTTCAAGACCATCAACGACCGCTTTGGTCACCTGGAGGGTGACCGTGCGCTGGTGGCGTTTGCACAAGCCGTCAAGAGCCAGCTGCGCGTGAGCGATGCGGTGGGCCGACTCGGCGGCGAGGAGTTTGGCGTGTTGCTGCCAATGACCGCGCTGCAAGAAGGCTTGGAAGTGGCCACGCGCATTCTGCAAAGCATCCGTGCACTGCAACTGGCCGACGAAACGGGCCAGCGCTATCGCATCACCGCCAGCGTGGGGGTCGGCGCTTTTCGCCAAAGCGACCTCAGCCCCCGCGACCTGCTCGACCGCGCAGACCAGGCGCTTTACCAAGCCAAACACCGCGGGCGCGATGGCATCGTGTCGCTGGAAACCCCGGACGACGAGAACCCTCTCGCATCAACCGTCTGA
- a CDS encoding methyl-accepting chemotaxis protein, translated as MLQKIKIGTRLALAFAVLLLLISALAAGGISGAKRLAERSAALYGDRTVPLGVLTEISHLTQRNRVLVMDMLMDPGTSNLQASHAALTANVERIRALWETYTAKPLAAQEQALAKAFVAANTTYLDKGLLPAAAALVAGKYDDGSELYITQIRPNALKVQEAIEQLVALQIHVAEEEFGAAKTMSETIHVWMLAATALALLVGAVMASVITRSISRPLRQAVVLARTVAGGDLSTQIVVRGTDETAELLGALREMNHQLVRVITEVRDSTETVARDAVQMAGGTEDLARRTEVQASNLQETAASMEQLTITVQHNTDNAHRATALAQEASKVANEGGSVMRDVIATMQEINSQSQKITDIIKVIDDIAFQTNLLALNAAVEAARAGEQGRGFAVVAGEVRGLSQRSSTAAREIRGLISASVRGVERGSTLVGQAGERVANTVRHVNQVVALISEIKDAGQEQARGIAQIGEAVRQLDMATQQNAALVDDSSSASTGVKNQVRRLLEVIHQFRLAPESAVLDPHEAGQPLLVLPAGAASPAQLSMVPR; from the coding sequence ATGCTTCAAAAAATCAAGATCGGCACCAGGCTCGCCCTGGCGTTTGCTGTGCTTCTGTTGTTGATTTCTGCGCTGGCCGCCGGTGGTATCAGCGGTGCCAAGCGCCTGGCCGAGCGCAGCGCCGCGCTGTATGGGGACCGCACGGTCCCGCTGGGGGTGTTGACAGAGATCAGCCACCTGACGCAGCGCAACCGCGTGCTGGTGATGGACATGCTGATGGACCCCGGCACCAGTAACCTGCAGGCCAGCCATGCGGCGCTGACCGCCAATGTCGAACGCATTCGGGCCCTGTGGGAGACCTACACCGCCAAGCCGCTGGCAGCACAGGAGCAAGCCCTTGCCAAGGCGTTTGTGGCCGCCAATACCACGTATCTAGACAAGGGGCTGCTCCCGGCAGCGGCGGCGCTGGTGGCGGGTAAATACGACGATGGCTCTGAGCTGTACATCACCCAGATCCGGCCCAACGCCCTGAAGGTACAGGAGGCCATCGAGCAACTGGTGGCCTTGCAGATCCACGTGGCCGAGGAGGAGTTCGGCGCTGCCAAGACCATGAGCGAAACCATCCATGTCTGGATGCTGGCCGCCACTGCGCTGGCGCTGCTGGTGGGCGCCGTGATGGCCTCTGTCATCACGCGTTCCATTTCGCGCCCACTGCGCCAGGCCGTGGTGCTGGCCCGCACGGTGGCCGGCGGAGATCTGAGCACGCAGATCGTGGTGCGCGGAACCGACGAAACGGCTGAACTGCTGGGCGCCCTGCGGGAGATGAACCACCAACTGGTGCGCGTGATCACCGAGGTGCGTGACAGCACCGAAACCGTGGCGCGGGATGCCGTGCAGATGGCCGGTGGCACGGAAGACCTGGCTCGTCGCACCGAGGTGCAGGCTTCGAATCTGCAAGAGACTGCCGCATCGATGGAGCAGCTCACCATCACGGTGCAGCACAACACCGACAACGCGCATCGGGCCACGGCACTGGCGCAGGAAGCCAGCAAGGTGGCGAACGAGGGGGGGAGCGTGATGCGCGACGTGATTGCCACCATGCAGGAGATCAACAGCCAGTCGCAGAAGATCACAGACATCATCAAGGTGATCGATGACATTGCGTTCCAGACCAACCTGCTGGCCCTGAACGCGGCGGTAGAGGCCGCCCGTGCGGGCGAACAGGGGCGGGGGTTTGCCGTGGTGGCGGGCGAGGTGCGGGGACTGTCCCAGCGCAGCAGCACGGCGGCGCGGGAGATCCGGGGGCTCATTTCGGCCAGCGTGCGGGGTGTTGAGCGTGGCTCAACGCTGGTGGGACAGGCCGGCGAGCGTGTGGCCAATACCGTTCGGCATGTCAATCAGGTGGTGGCGCTCATCAGCGAGATCAAGGACGCGGGCCAGGAGCAGGCCCGGGGAATCGCGCAGATCGGCGAGGCCGTGCGGCAACTGGACATGGCCACGCAGCAGAATGCCGCCCTGGTGGACGACAGCTCGTCGGCCTCGACGGGGGTGAAGAACCAGGTCCGGCGCCTGCTGGAGGTGATTCACCAGTTCCGGCTGGCGCCAGAGAGCGCTGTGTTGGATCCGCACGAGGCTGGGCAGCCGCTGCTCGTTTTGCCGGCGGGGGCTGCATCGCCTGCGCAACTGTCGATGGTTCCGCGTTAA
- the pstS gene encoding phosphate ABC transporter substrate-binding protein PstS has translation MKYIYAIFLVSCAFLQAGNLNAQTVTGAGSSAAAPIYRSWAKAYAKATGAHVDYDPVGSSAGMKKIQQQAVGFGATDVYPTEKDLIDHGLIALPVAITGISPIVNLPKVQNAQLRLTGDVLSRIFMGEISRWNAPEITALNPDVSLPDLAIQVVVRADGSGTTYNFADYLGKVSPKWKSSYGAKTSIPWPQGFLAFKGSDGVAKGVRDTAGAIGYVDFGYVAEYGLAAVQMKNAEGVFVKPSIDAFKAALANSEWSATGAFHQTLTQKSGKSVWPITMGTFVVFPKVTDTPEQTTQALKFIIWSFLNGDTLVQENNFVRLPDRVQASAFKVITSIRNKNGNPLGMSLISSSNSMQH, from the coding sequence ATGAAATATATTTACGCCATTTTTCTAGTGTCGTGTGCGTTTCTGCAAGCGGGTAACCTCAACGCGCAAACGGTGACAGGCGCGGGCTCGTCTGCGGCGGCGCCCATCTACCGCAGTTGGGCCAAAGCCTATGCCAAGGCCACGGGCGCCCACGTGGACTATGACCCGGTCGGCTCCAGCGCCGGCATGAAGAAGATCCAGCAACAGGCCGTGGGCTTCGGGGCCACCGACGTCTACCCCACTGAAAAAGACCTCATCGATCACGGACTGATTGCCTTGCCGGTGGCCATCACGGGCATCAGCCCCATCGTCAACCTGCCCAAGGTACAAAACGCACAGCTGCGCCTGACCGGGGACGTGCTCAGCCGCATCTTTATGGGCGAAATCAGCCGCTGGAACGCCCCCGAGATCACGGCGTTGAACCCCGATGTCTCGCTGCCAGACTTGGCCATCCAGGTGGTGGTGCGCGCTGACGGTTCGGGCACTACCTACAACTTCGCCGATTACCTGGGCAAGGTCAGTCCCAAATGGAAGTCCTCCTACGGGGCCAAGACCAGCATCCCGTGGCCGCAGGGGTTTTTGGCGTTCAAAGGCAGTGATGGTGTGGCCAAGGGGGTGCGCGACACGGCGGGCGCCATCGGCTATGTGGACTTTGGCTATGTCGCCGAATACGGCCTGGCAGCGGTGCAGATGAAGAATGCCGAGGGTGTTTTTGTCAAACCTTCCATCGACGCATTCAAGGCTGCATTGGCGAATAGCGAATGGTCGGCCACTGGGGCCTTTCATCAGACGCTGACGCAAAAATCCGGCAAATCGGTATGGCCCATCACCATGGGCACCTTTGTGGTCTTCCCCAAGGTTACAGACACACCCGAGCAAACCACGCAGGCCCTTAAATTCATTATCTGGTCATTTCTCAACGGCGATACCCTCGTCCAGGAGAATAATTTTGTCCGCCTGCCAGACCGGGTTCAGGCTTCGGCCTTCAAGGTGATTACATCGATCCGCAATAAAAATGGCAATCCATTGGGAATGAGCTTGATTTCCTCGTCAAACTCCATGCAGCATTGA